In Erigeron canadensis isolate Cc75 chromosome 8, C_canadensis_v1, whole genome shotgun sequence, the DNA window ttttataacaagttttgtattgtttttatatcaaataaaaaattaaaataatcgTACCGGCTAGTATTTCTGGTAATACCGATAATTTCAGAAAAATTTTTAACACCGatatgattaaaataccggtTAAAACATTGATTAATGATTATAACAGCTATCGTACATGGATTTGTATAGGCTTACTTACCTTTGTACAAGACTACCTATTGCCAAAAATAGACAGCAGTATCATGTACACACTACACACATCCACACACGCATGTGCACATTCGGTTTACTTCCACTAAATCTGGTCGAAATTATTATACATTTCATCTCTTTCATACGTTACCTATATGATTAGTCAATCTAAAATTTTGACATTTCATCGACAAAAATCTtaattatatactgtatatcGATGTATATAATAGAAAAGATGGAAAGACTTGTTTTTCCCTCGTGGTCTAATTATCTACACAGTGAAATAAAATACTGAGACCATGCTTCAACGTACAAGCTTGACATCAAAACAACTTCTCATTTGGATCCAGATTAGGATATACTGACACCATACTTCAACGTACAAGCTTGACATCTAAACAACTTCTCATTTAGATCCAGATTAAGACATGCCAACAACAAATACCCCATGACAATTAAAACATTGAGTAAAGCACGAAAGGTAAAATCATGTAAGTTCCTATCACGTGAGTACTTTAACGAAAGCAATCCATTTTTTAACCAACCACGAAACCACTTGAACCAAACGGGTTATCGatgtaattttttcaaaatatgaaTGATTAATGGAATTCGTGTAAACTGCATGGACTAACGGACCATCTGTGTAATCTGTAATATGCAAAAGGACTTTTCTATTCAACACGAGGAACATACCAACAGCAATCATACTTACACCAATGTTAATTAGATACAAAAAAAGAAGAGATTTCCAGCACTTTTCTCCAAAATGCTAGCCATAACAAACGATTAACATGTTTTACATTTACAAAAGACGTCGTTGTTATTTACTAATATGCCCGACTGTCTGTCGATGAAATAGCCTAACTCATCAAGGAGACAACAAATGCTGCAGTTCCTAGTTAGACCCAATAATGTGAGAGATACTGCCAAGGAGCCCAAATCAACCCAGGAACAACTTCAAGTGTCATTGTTTGTCCTAAATGTTTatcaaaaagtatataaatgaAATGTCAGTGACAAACAAGTAAACTatacttatgtttatataaagGACATAAACTCCAACAGAAAATACAGAAAAGATTTGGGAATTTCATAAGACCTTGGATATTGAAGTTGTGCAActtataatacaataaatattcttctagtattattttgatttattttatcttaaaatcAGGCCCCTCATAAGGTTATCAGAAAAACCTTTCCACCTCAAAACCtataaatctttaaataaaatccaaaatCAGCCCCAACATGACCCACTACTTAGAAAAGATATCAGACAAAATCCAACCATAGTTCATCTATCCAATTCTGTCTTTAAGAGAGTACAAATTTTTAAAGAGATAATGTTGGCTTTAAGTTCCTTAAATCAAATAAAGTGAACCAGTAACATGAAAAGAATTATTCTTACAGAAGCATGACTTCCCATCCAATCAGGAACATGTTGAGAAAGAAGAGCAATATATTGTTCCATTGCTTCCTCTCGTCCTAAGTTTTCTAAACGTTTCCATGAATTCCTGCGGATAAAAAGGTTCCATATATTAAGAATCATTAGAGATAAATTAAGAGAAGAGAGATTGCtttggaaaaaataaaaatagagaaaaattaGATGAGCCAAAATAGACAGAGATTCACAGAACAGAgcagaaaaacaaaacaaaaacagcACATGTGCTTCTTGGGAGTTCCACAAGATTGTATTTATCATATCAAGTCTGCTTTAATGTAATGAGAAACGGTGATGCAATATTGCaatttcatattatattattgattttgAAGTGTTTGGCTATTCAGTGTGTTTTAGCTACCGACAAGGTTACATCACGTTTTGAAAGTATATGAGCCAAACACGTCCTAGGCCGGGAAAACGGGCCAATTTAACCCGGAAACAAATTGTTTCTGTTGGAAGTCCATTTTTTCATGtattataaatgaaaaacaCACTTATGTTTAATCTATTGTTTATAAGCAATTACAAATATGCATCCCCAGACACCGTTTAAGTCGGGAAATTATAGCTTGAAAGTTGGAACCATCTTGAAATCTCCCTATATGACCCAAATCTAAAGAGCAACAAAAAGATTAGCAATAAGGAATACTAAGAGGCTCCAACATTTGGCATTTACATCATGTAACAAAGGACCAATTCAATTTTCgcattaaaaaaacttaactaTCAATATAGTTGTATATTCATATTCACCTAATAAGTAAAGAATTCTTAAGATGATGTCTACTTAACTCAAAATCCACATTTAATCATCTTAAAACTTATATTCTTCACACatccaaacaaataaaaaatgcaGTAAAATTTCATACCAATTCAATGCTAAAAAGACGCACAGTAAGAAATATCGCTTACCAATTAGCCCGGGCAGAAACCTTAAGAGCCATGGGTTGTGGTTCATAGCAAGATCCTTCAATGGCAACCCTATGCAGCCCATACAACTCAACCTTTACTTCATTATCAATCAAATCACTACTTTTCGACCCCATAAACGCCATAGCCGCACCAAACCTCTTCTCCAATTCGGTCGTCTCAATCCCCtgccaatcatcatcatcaaaaacctGCTCAACTTTCACTTCACCAACATCATTACCCCCGACAATTTCCTTCTCAACTTCAAAACCCTGATCACAATCTTCCTGAATCACACAACCCAGATCACTCTCATCATTTTCCACCAACCCcacatcaaattcatcattttccATTCTctcaggcatttcatcaaacaccttacaCGCATCGTCTCCACCGACACTTTTCGGGTCATTTATCACAACCCCAGCTCCTAATTCAGCTTCCTCATATCCAAAAACATCATCTTTACTAACACTAACTTGATCTTCAACTATAAAGcaatcatctttgttgaacttttCATCTTTTTCAGACACCACAATCCATTCTTtatcaatctttttttcttcaacATCTAAACTTGATGCAATTGAAAATAACTTAGCAATTAATAAAGAAACTATCAGAGATATAGATATTGTAAATATTAATTCTTGAAATAGctccatatatattttctatagatagatatagatatagatatagttagATAGATATAGTCTAATAAGGGGTTTGGGAATATGATTTAATGATAAgtaaatgtttttaattttttgatggCTTTGAAAGAGAAAGATAAAAAGGAATTTTGATGAAGGCAGGAAAGTATATACGATTACATATGCTTCTTAATTTGTTTCgatgataattttaatttttaaaatttaagtttttatgaagAGGTGGGTCAATTTGGCTTACGTGTATAAGAAGaagggtttttgtttttcttttctccaCATTTTTAACCTTAGCaagatattttttgttttggatTTATAGTACCTAAACTATTAAAGTGTTGAAAATTGGTACATAAGGTTTCATCGAATGAAAATTGTTTCATGAAAAGGGCCTAagaatcaaaaaataaaatacacaggTTTGAAAATGCATGATCATAGCAATTTTCTGATTCTGATTGCTTTT includes these proteins:
- the LOC122578796 gene encoding acyl-CoA-binding domain-containing protein 3, producing the protein MELFQELIFTISISLIVSLLIAKLFSIASSLDVEEKKIDKEWIVVSEKDEKFNKDDCFIVEDQVSVSKDDVFGYEEAELGAGVVINDPKSVGGDDACKVFDEMPERMENDEFDVGLVENDESDLGCVIQEDCDQGFEVEKEIVGGNDVGEVKVEQVFDDDDWQGIETTELEKRFGAAMAFMGSKSSDLIDNEVKVELYGLHRVAIEGSCYEPQPMALKVSARANWNSWKRLENLGREEAMEQYIALLSQHVPDWMGSHASDKQ